The DNA sequence ggaatttgttgtttttcgatattaggaataaatggcattagataggaacaaaatgaaaatatgaagTGGCGAAATTTTTCGATGCCATGACAGATGAAtatcttcatataaatttttttatagtaaattttattgttacagaaagaaagtatgtatgaaattatattgtttgaaaatattttttctctttttaaaaatgttttgtcgtcctgaaaaggacggattgttgagatacgatggtctgtatttacattttcttgtagataatttaagccttcttttcggtcttcttgggcaagagaacagcttggatgtttggcaatacaccaccttgagcaatggtgacaccggacaacaatttgttcaattcttcgtcattacggatagccaattgcaagtgacgagggataattcttgtctttttgttgtcacgagcagcgttaccagccaattcaagaacttcagcggccaagtattccatcacagcagccaagtaaactggagctccagcaccaacacgctcagcatagttgcctttgcgcaaaagacgatgaatacgaccgacggggaattgaagcccagcacgattggaacgagactttgcctttcccttaactttgccacctttaccgcgtccagacatgtttcaattgttttttctttttcacttcacttcacaaaACACTAATGATAGCGTTTAACTAGTTGTCAGTTCTTTATATACTTTTCGTTCGAGCTATTTAATACATTTGAGGGTTGTTTTGCTGCACGAAGAGGCTCGTTTTCCGCTACCTGAATATCTTGTCCACGAAATGGTACAAATGTGTGCTCATCGCTGCGCacacacaaaattctcttttgaacagtgtaaacagtgtttgtgtgaaaaaaaaaatagtgaaaatgcctccaaaagccagtggtaaagcagcaaagaaggccggcaaagcccaaaagaacatcacaaagggtgacaagaccaagagacgcaccaagcgtaaggagagttatgccatctacatttacaaagtgttgaagcaagtacatcccgatactggtatctcttcaaaggcaatgagcatcatgaacagtttcgttaatgatatcttcgaacgtattgccgccgaagcctctcgtttggctcactacaacaagcgttccaccatcaccagtcgggaaatccaaactgccgttcgtctattattgcccggtgaattggctaagcacgctgtcagtgaaggtaccaaagccgttactaagtacaccagctccaagtaaatggctttatatttcgtcgaaaatttatttcctccaccatcaaaggcccttttcagggccacaaaaatcattaaaaaagagattttctttgttgatcaactaaaaacaaaatatctttattttatttcaataaaaaaaaaatacatcttccatcgaataataagaaataattgattttcaactaagaaaaattcaatgttgtaatcttcattttattaaaattctattatggcatttcattactatgtctaacttctattaaaattctaatttggcatttcattactgtttcttcaatatttcttctttttatttttcttcattataataacgtcgctataatatttttctcagagtaAAAGACTTTATTACATTGATCGTATGCATTACTGTAAATGGCGTAGAGTTaaaggatgtgtgtgtgtgtgagttttgatgatgactctatgcgtaggtacatgaaacctttttttctagaattctaattgctgtggtttattaccacatcccaattggctaatccagttttggaaaaattcccataaaacatgtgattataaatttcaattttaccgtgaaaaatagattaagtacaatgtatatttatttaaataaaaattaggtaacaaaacaaaattgtttgcataaaatttgttctctttttcaaagatattttgtagccctgaaaagggctgttagataaactgctttcgaatatcgaaaataatcattctgccatgaaatagaaaatttacttcttggcggcggtttttttagcagctggtttcttggcagcggcggcctttttgggtttggctgctgctactgtttttgccttgggtgcttttggttttgtggcggaggccttggccttggcggcggtttttgctggtttagctttaactgtaccggtctttttggcagttttagccttagccttttcggtcttcttcttttctgctgtcttcttagcggcagaaggtttctttgcagcagccttcttttctccactggcctttttgggtgcggcagccttctttttcttatcaccagctggggccttcttcttttcggcgctcattgctttagacattttaaatgaaccagatgcacccttacctttagtttggatcaattttccactggcaacagcgcctttcaaatacttcttgatgaagggagccaatttttgggcatcaactttgtaggtgctggccaaatatttcttgatggcaggcaatgatgaaccaccacgttctttcaatgttttgatggcagcatcgaccatttgttgggttggtggatgagatggggcagcagagggcttctttgccttggcagcagcttttttaggtgcctttttctcaacagcggcaactggagatgcggtggcttcaactacggcggcgtcagacatgtttttgtttttcactttgATTCACTTCAAGCACTAATATACACTAACACGCGTGTACGTttattatatatgatttttaccGTTCGAACTAGCTATTCTTGGGTACATCGGAATTATGAGAAGTACATAGTAGTCagctacgaaattttgtgaattcttgtgtggaagagaataaattttttcacaaaagttttgatagaataattaaatttatgatgacatagtaaatatatttaattggaatttatcacatttctctagtagagatatccacctaaatgacaaaaagaatttcaattaataatattgaagggctagagtattataatcttttgagttgtaagtttataaaagtgtcatcataaatttccaactaaattatataaattttactatttttattgaaaattgtataaaataaaaaaattatagggaatcttgatatgttttctttaaagaaatacgaaaaaattatacaatttgcatagttttcatggtaaaatattcaattatattatgtcgtctatgacagtggaattcatcatattgggatattttccatgaataaaagtttttctgcaaattaatttcaaagctcaaaactaaaaatgttttaggaaattttcattcaaaaatataatagaaatcacacatttatactaaaatataacattattaataaaaagtgtcaaattgtaacgaaaagttaaaataatcgtgaaggtgtggtatatcatgtacagcgatgttaacaatgttgaatatagttgaaaccataaaattaaaatatttgcaaaagaaatgaaatgtatatatgaaaaatattaaaacatcgtagaaaaaatacatgtcggattataataccattttaacaaaattttaaatcgaaatactatgaataaaaatttgccatagctgatataccacctctagccaaagaagtaaagtaattggctatttttgatataaaatttcgcaaaaaaaaaaactaaaagaattatAACAGCAGAGGGAATAAATTTAAGTCTAACGACTTtaggaaatatataaacaataaacaccctagaaaattcaaaaataatctcCGATTTGTTACGAAAAGTTTGCCATATagggttagaaaatatttcataaaatgtttgccgcattgaatgtagcattagatgaaaataagaaacaaatcctcctacttatatcttttcttcttttgaaaaaataaattaatagaaaataaattgtgaatgagtacgaaaaaatggaaattgtgaatgagtacgaaaaaatgtaaaaccattggaaagcaaaatctacatcatataacaacattcccttcatatccaacctaatacaaaaaaaaaaaaaaacacaaatgcaatatagtttattgatatcaaataataaagaataaattcttgtcaactgtaaagtattgaaaaaaaattttctctttttataaaaatattgtggtcctgaaaaggaccgattgtttttgtaaaaaaagttggcttttaatatgtcaaaaatttaagcacGTTCTCCACGAATACGTCTGGCCAATTGGATATCCTTGGGCATGATGGTGACACGCTTAGCATGGATAGCGCACAAGTTGGTATCTTCGAATAGACCAACCAAGTAGGCTTCGCTAGCTTCTTGCAAGGCCATGACAGCAGAACTCTGGAAACGCAAGTCAGTTTTGAAATCTTGGGCAATTTCACGAACCAAACGTTGGAAAGGCAATTTGCGGATCAACAATTCTGTGCTCTTTTGGTAACGACGGATTTCACGCAAAGCAACGGTACCAGGGCGGAAACGATGGGGCTTCTTGACACCGCCGGTGGCTGGGGCACTCTTACGAGCAGCTTTAGTAGCCAATTGCTTACGAGGGGCTTTGCCACCGGTAGATTTACGGGCAGTTTGCTTGGTACGAGCCATTTTTCACTTTAATTCTTCACTTCACAAGATATGAACACAAAcactgtcaaaacgttattacttgtgtgccgagcatgaacgcgcatatttatagaaaaattgagcgcgcaaactgttagttaagggtgtgtgtagggaaagattgaaatattgtatcttacagctgcctgtataaacacgaagtatacacgaacgaacccgagggtagatcgtgtcattaatattagtaagcatttcagggcatttttgtataaatagaagCGAAATGAGGCTGGAACAGTATTAGTTCTTGTGCATCATTCGTGAagtgaaatttaaaagtgaaaaatgactggtcgtggtaaaggtggcaaaggcttgggaaaaggtggcgctaaacgtcatcgtaaagtgttgcgtgataacatccaaggtattaccaagcctgcaatcagacgtttggctcgtcgtggcggtgtaaaacgtatctctggattgatatacgaagaaacccgtggtgtcctcaaggtgtttttggaaaacgttattcgtgatgctgtcacctacaccgaacatgctaagcgtaaaaccgtcaccgctatggatgtcgtctacgctttgaagagacaaggccgcactttgtacggtttcggcggttaaacattttcttgacgctatttggagaatatttaaatactttaatacaaaaacaatcggtccttttcaggaccacaaaatatatttacaaaagagatcatcttgttacaaatttatttaattattttaataataaaattttaaatttacttggtttaaataaaattacaaacatttggtttgccgtcggcaaaacattgttactaacccaatgaaacaattatgtatggacttaccaaaggcgactactatgctatttttctgaaaaacatgacatacgctacaaaagaaaaacactacgaatgtaatacatacgaaacatatatgcaattctctatatgtcatttctcgtcccattccccaaagaaaatgattctatgattctcttactctctttttgcagaaatcaaagaaaatgattctatgttgcactgtactcgatcctagtgtcatttgttcttttgcgtgacgttcttactctctttttgcagaaatcagttatgtatgtattgatacaaacagctttctctgtcatcaactatttgcaacttcccgctagaagttacgaacacttacgatcctactagacttcggctttgccaaagcatacaaaagatacatatgtagtaaataatcagggttgatacagatgaaaattaaaacacttcggctcagaaaacgaatgctctcttaatgaaattggtgggaatttgttgtttttcgatattaggaataaatggcattagataggaacaaaatgaaaatatgaagTGGCGAAATTTTTCGATGCCATGACAGATGAAtatcttcatataaatttttttatagtaaattttattgttacagaaagaaagtatgtatgaaattatattgtttgaaaatattttttctctttttaaaaatgttttgtcgtcctgaaaaggacggattgttgtttgatagagatacgatggtctgtatttacattttcttgtagataatttaagccttcttttcggtcttcttgggcaagagaacagcttggatgtttggcaatacaccaccttgagcaatggtgacaccggacaacaatttgttcaattcttcgtcattacggatagccaattgcaagtgacgagggataattcttgtctttttgttgtcacgagcagcgttaccagccaattcaagaacttcagcggccaagtattccatcacagcagccaagtaaactggagctccagcaccaacacgctcagcatagttgcctttgcgcaaaagacgatgaatacgaccgacggggaattgaagcccagcacgattggaacgagactttgcctttcccttaactttgccacctttaccgcgtccagacatgtttcaattgttttttctttttcacttcacttcacaaaACACTAATGATAGCGTTTAACTAGTTGTCAGTTCTTTATATACTTTTCGTTCGAGCTATTTAATACATTTGAGGGTTGTTTTGCTGCACGAAGAGGCTCGTTTTCCGCTACCTGAATATCTTGTCCACGAAATGGTACAAATGTGTGCTCATCGCTGCGCacacacaaaattctcttttgaacagtgtaaacagtgtttgtgtgaaaaaaaaaatagtgaaaatgcctccaaaagccagtggtaaagcagcaaagaaggccggcaaagcccaaaagaacatcacaaagggtgacaagaccaagagacgcaccaagcgtaaggagagttatgccatctacatttacaaagtgttgaagcaagtacatcccgatactggtatctcttcaaaggcaatgagcatcatgaacagtttcgttaatgatatcttcgaacgtattgccgccgaagcctctcgtttggctcactacaacaagcgttccaccatcaccagtcgggaaatccaaactgccgttcgtctattattgcccggtgaattggctaagcacgctgtcagtgaaggtaccaaagccgttactaagtacaccagctccaagtaaatggctttatatttcgtcgaaaatttatttcctccaccatcaaaggcccttttcagggccacaaaaatcattaaaaaagagattttctttgttgatcaactaaaaacaaaatatctttattttatttcaataaaaaaaaaaaatacatcttccatcgaataataagaaataattgatttttcaactaagaaaaattcaatgttgtaatcttcattttattaaaattctattatggcatttcattactatgtctaacttctattaaaattctaatttggcatttcattactgtttcttcaatatttcttctttttatttttcttcattataataacgtcgctataatatttttctcagagtaAAAGACTTTATTACATTGATCGTATGCATTACTGTAAATGGCGTAGAGTTaaaggatgtgtgtgtgtgtgtgagttttgatgatgactctatgcgtaggtacatgaaacctttttttctagaattctaattgctgtggtttattaccacatcccaattggctaatccagttttggaaaaattcccataaaacatgtgattataaatttcaattttaccgtgaaaaatagattaagtacaatgtatatttatttaaataaaaattaggtaacaaaacaaaattgtttgcataaaatttgttctctttttcaaagatattttgtagccctgaaaagggctgttagataaactgctttcgaatatcgaaaataatcattctgccatgaaatagaaaatttacttcttggcggcggcttttttagcagctggtttcttggcagcctttttgggtttggctgctgctactgtttttgccttgggtgcttttggttttgtggcggaggccttggccttggcggcggtttttgctggtttagctttaactgtaccggtctttttggcagttttagccttagccttttcggtcttcttcttttctgctgtcttcttagcggcagaaggtttctttgcagcagccttcttttctccactggcctttttgggtgcggcagccttctttttcttatcaccagctggggccttcttcttttcggcgctcattgctttagacattttaaatgaaccagatgcacccttacctttagtttggatcaattttccactggcaacagcgcctttcaaatacttcttgatgaagggagccaatttttgggcatcaactttgtaggtgctggccaaatatttcttgatggcaggcaatgatgaaccaccacgttctttcaatgttttgatggcagcatcgaccatttgttgggttggtggatgagatggggcagcagagggcttctttgccttggcagcagcttttttaggtgcctttttctcaacagcggcaactggagatgcggtggcttcaactacggcggcgtcagacatgtttttgtttttcactttgATTCACTTCAAGCACTAATATACACTAACACGCGTGTACGTttattatatatgatttttaccGTTCGAACTAGCTATTCTTGGGTACATCGGAATTATGAGAAGTACATAGTAGTCagctacgaaattttgtgaattcttgtgtggaagagaataaattttttcacaaaagttttgatagaataattaaatttatgatgacatagtaaatatatttaattggaatttatcacatttctctagtagagatatccacctaaatgacaaaaagaatttcaattaataatattgaagggctagagtattataatcttttgagttgtaagtttataaaagtgtcatcataaatttccaactaaattatataaattttactatttttattgaaaattgtataaaataaaaaaattatagggaatcttgatatgttttctttaaagaaatacgaaaaaattatacaatttgcatagttttcatggtaaaatattcaattatattatgtcgtctatgacagtggaattcatcatattgggatattttccatgaataaaagtttttctgcaaattaatttcaaagctcaaaactaaaaatgttttaggaaattttcattcaaaaatataatagaaatcacacatttatactaaaatataacattattaataaaaagtgtcaaattgtaacgaaaagttaaaataatcgtgaaggtgtggtatatcatgtacagcgatgttaacaatgttgaatatagttgaaaccataaaattaaaatatttgcaaaagaaatgaaatgtatatatgaaaaatattaaaacatcgtagaaaaaatacatgtcggattataataccattttaacaaaattttaaatcgaaatactatgaataaaaatttgccatagctgatataccacctctagccaaagaagtaaagtaattggctatttttgatataaaatttcgcaaaaaaaaaaactaaaagaattatAACAGCAGAGGGAATAAATTTAAGTCTAACGACTTtaggaaatatataaacaataaacaccctagaaaattcaaaaataatctcCGATTTGTTACGAAAAGTTTGCCATATagggttagaaaatatttcataaaatgtttgccgcattgaatgtagcattagatgaaaataagaaacaaatcctcctacttatatcttttcttcttttgaaaaaataaattaatagaaaataaattgtgaatgagtacgaaaaaatggaaattgtgaatgagtacgaaaaaatgtaaaaccattggaaagcaaaatctacatcatataacaacattcccttcatatccaacctaatacaaaaaaaaaaaaaaacacaaatgcaatatagtttattgatatcaaataataaagaataaattcttgtcaactgtaaagtattgaaaaaaaattttctctttttataaaaatattgtggtcctgaaaaggaccgattgtttttgtaaaaaaagttggcttttaatatgtcaaaaatttaagcacGTTCTCCACGAATACGTCTGGCCAATTGGATATCCTTGGGCATGATGGTGACACGCTTAGCATGGATAGCGCACAAGTTGGTATCTTCGAATAGACCAACCAAGTAGGCTTCGCTAGCTTCTTGCAAGGCCATGACAGCAGAACTCTGGAAACGCAAGTCAGTTTTGAAATCTTGGGCAATTTCACGAACCAAACGTTGGAAAGGCAATTTGCGGATCAACAATTCTGTGCTCTTTTGGTAACGACGGATTTCACGCAAAGCAACGGTACCAGGGCGGAAACGATGGGGCTTCTTGACACCGCCGGTGGCTGGGGCACTCTTACGAGCAGCTTTAGTAGCCAATTGCTTACGAGGGGCTTTGCCACCGGTAGATTTACGGGCAGTTTGCTTGGTACGAGCCATTTTTCACTTTAATTCTTCACTTCACAAGATATGAACACAAAcactgtcaaaacgttattacttgtgtgccgagcatgaacgcgcatatttatagaaaaattgagcgcgcaaactgttagttaagggtgtgtgtagggaaagattgaaatattgtatcttacagctgcctgtataaacacgaagtatacacgaacgaacccgagggtagatcgtgtcattaatattagtaagcatttcagggcatttttgtataaatagaagCGAAATGAGGCTGGAACAGTATTAGTTCTTGTGCATCATTCGTGAagtgaaatttaaaagtgaaaaatgactggtcgtggtaaaggtggcaaaggcttgggaaaaggtggcgctaaacgtcatcgtaaagtgttgcgtgataacatccaaggtattaccaagcctgcaatcagacgtttggctcgtcgtggcggtgtaaaacgtatctctggattgatatacgaagaaacccgtggtgtcctcaaggtgtttttggaaaacgttattcgtgatgctgtcacctacaccgaacatgctaagcgtaaaaccgtcaccgctatggatgtcgtctacgctttgaagagacaaggccgcactttgtacggtttcggcggttaaacattttcttgacgctatttggagaatatttaaatactttaatacaaaaacaatcggtccttttcaggaccacaaaatatatttacaaaagagatcatcttgttacaaatttatttaattattttaataataaaattttaaatttacttggtttaaataaaattacaaacatttggtttgccgtcggcaaaacattgttactaacccaatgaaacaattatgtatggacttaccaaaggcgactactatgctatttttctgaaaaacatgacatacgctacaaaagaaaaacactacgaatgtaatacatacgaaacatatatgcaattctctatatgtcatttctcgtcccattccccaaagaaaatgattctatgattctcttactctctttttgcagaaatcaaagaaaatgattctatgttgcactgtactcgatcctagtgtcatttgttcttttgcgtgacgttcttactctctttttgcagaaatcagttatgtatgtattgatacaaacagctttctctgtcatcaactatttgcaacttcccgctagaagttacgaacacttacgatcctactagacttcggctttgccaaagcatacaaaagatacatatgtagtaaataatcagggttgatacagatgaaaattaaaacacttcggctcagaaaacgaatgctctcttaatgaaattggtgggaatttgttgtttttcgatattaggaataaatggcattagataggaacaaaatgaaaatatgaagTGGCGAAATTTTTCGATGCCATGACAGATGAAtatcttcatataaatttttttatagtaaattttattgttacagaaagaaagtatgtatgaaattatattgtttgaaaatattttttctctttttaaaaatgttttgtcgtcctgaaaaggacggattgttgtttgatagagatacgatggtctgtatttacattttcttgtagataatttaagccttcttttcggtcttcttgggcaagagaacagcttggatgtttggcaatacaccaccttgagcaatggtgacaccggacaacaatttgttcaattcttcgtcattacggatagccaattgcaagtgacgagggataattcttgtctttttgttgtcacgagcagcgttaccagccaattcaagaacttcagcggccaagtattccatcacagcagccaagtaaactggagctccagcaccaacacgctcagcatagttgcctttgcgcaaaagacgatgaatacgaccgacggggaattgaagcccagcacgattggaacgagactttgcctttcccttaactttgccacctttaccgcgtccagacatgtttcaattgt is a window from the Haematobia irritans isolate KBUSLIRL unplaced genomic scaffold, ASM5000362v1 scaffold_6, whole genome shotgun sequence genome containing:
- the LOC142242721 gene encoding histone H1-like, translated to MSDAAVVEATASPVAAVEKKAPKKAAAKAKKPSAAPSHPPTQQMVDAAIKTLKERGGSSLPAIKKYLASTYKVDAQKLAPFIKKYLKGAVASGKLIQTKGKGASGSFKMSKAMSAEKKKAPAGDKKKKAAAPKKASGEKKAAAKKPSAAKKTKAAAPKKASGEKKAAAKKPSAAKKTAEKKKTEKAKAKTAKKTGTVKAKPAKTAAKAKASATKPKAPKAKTVAAAKPKKAAKKPAAKKAAAKK
- the LOC142242722 gene encoding histone H3; translated protein: MARTKQTARKSTGGKAPRKQLATKAARKSAPATGGVKKPHRFRPGTVALREIRRYQKSTELLIRKLPFQRLVREIAQDFKTDLRFQSSAVMALQEASEAYLVGLFEDTNLCAIHAKRVTIMPKDIQLARRIRGERA